A stretch of the Macaca thibetana thibetana isolate TM-01 chromosome X, ASM2454274v1, whole genome shotgun sequence genome encodes the following:
- the TKTL1 gene encoding transketolase-like protein 1, with the protein MADAEASAELPEEARPDGGTLRVLRDMASRLRIHSIRATCSTSSGHPTSCSSSAEIMSVLFFYIMRYKQSDPENPDNDRFVLAKRLSFVDVATGWLGQGLGVACGMAYTGKYFDRASYRVFCLMSDGESSEGSVWEAMAFASYYSLDNLVAIFDVNRLGHSGALPAEHCIDIYQRRCEAFGWNTYVVDGRDVEALCQVFWQASQVKHKPTAVVAKTFKGRGTPSIEDAESWHGKPMPRERADAIIKLIESQIETSRNLDPQLPIEDSPEVNITDVRMTSPPDYRVGDKIATRKACGLALAKLGYANDRVIVLDGDTKYSTFSEIFNKEYPERFIECFMAEQNMVSVALGCASRGRTIAFASTFAAFLTRAFDQIRIGGLSESNINIIGSHCGVSVGEDGASQMALEDIAMFRTIPKCTIFYPTDAVSTEHAVSLAANAKGMCFIRTTRPETMVIYTPQERFEIGQAKVLRHCVSDKVTVIGAGITVYEALAAADELLKQDIFIRVIDLFTIKPLDVTTIISSAKATEGRIITVEDHYPQGGIGEAVCAAVSMDPDIQVHSLAVSGVPQSGKSEELLDMYGISARHIIVAVKCMLLN; encoded by the exons ATGGCGGATGCTGAGGCGAGCGCTGAGTTGCCGGAGGAGGCCAGACCCGACGGGGGCACCTTGCGGGTGCTGAGAGATATGGCCAGCCGCTTGCGAATCCATTCCATCAGGGCTACATGCTCCACGAGCTCCGG CCACCCTACATCCTGTAGCAGTTCTGCCGAGATCATGTCTGTGCTGTTCTTCTACATCATGAGGTACAAGCAGTCAGATCCAGAGAATCCAGACAACGACCGATTTGTCCTCGCAAAG AGACTGTCGTTTGTGGATGTGGCAACAGGATGGCTTGGACAAGGACTGGGCGTTGCATGTGGAATGGCATATACTGGCAAGTACTTCGATCGGGCCAG CTACCGGGTGTTCTGCCTCATGAGTGACGGCGAGTCCTCAGAAGGCTCTGTCTGGGAGGCAATGGCCTTTGCTTCCTACTACAGTCTGGACAATCTGGTGGCGATCTTTGATGTGAACCGCCTGGGACACAGTGGTGCATTGCCCGCCGAGCACTGCATAGACATCTATCAGAGGCGCTGCGAAGCCTTCGG GTGGAACACTTACGTGGTGGATGGTCGGGACGTGGAGGCGCTGTGCCAGGTGTTCTGGCAGGCCTCTCAGGTGAAGCACAAGCCCACTGCTGTGGTGGCCAAGACCTTCAAGGGCCGGGGCACACCAA GTATTGAGGATGCAGAAAGTTGGCATGGAAAGCCAATGCCAAGAGAAAGAGCAGATGCCATTATCAAATTAATTGAGAGCCAGATAGAGACCAGCAGGAATCTTGACCCACAGCTCCCCATTGAGGACTCACCTGAAGTCAACATCACAGATGTAAGGATGACCTCTCCACCTGATTACAGAGTTGGTGACAAG ATAGCTACCCGGAAAGCATGTGGTTTGGCTCTGGCTAAGCTGGGCTATGCAAACGACAGAGTCATTGTGCTGGATGGTGACACCAAGTACTCTACCTTCTCTGAGATATTCAACAAAGAGTACCCTGAGCGTTTCATCGAATGCTTTATGGCTGAGCAAAACATG GTGAGCGTGGCGCTGGGCTGTGCCTCCCGTGGACGGACCATTGCTTTTGCTAGCACCTTTGCTGCCTTTCTGACTCGAGCATTTGATCAGATCCGGATAGGAGGCCTGTCTGAGAGCAACATCAACATTATTGGTTCCCACTGTGGGGTATCTGTTG GTGAAGACGGTGCTTCCCAGATGGCCCTGGAGGATATAGCCATGTTCCGAACCATTCCCAAGTGCACGATCTTCTACCCAACTGATGCTGTCTCCACGGAGCATGCTGTTTCTCTGGCGGCCAATGCCAAG GGGATGTGCTTCATTCGGACCACCCGACCAGAAACTATGGTTATTTACACCCCACAGGAACGCTTTGAGATCGGACAGGCCAAG GTCCTCCGCCACTGTGTCAGTGACAAGGTCACAGTTATTGGAGCTGGAATTACTGTGTATGAAGCCTTAGCAGCTGCTGATGAGCTTTTGAAACAAG ATATTTTTATCCGTGTCATCGACCTGTTTACCATTAAACCTCTGGATGTCACCACTATCATCTCCAGTGCAAAAGCCACAGAGGGCCGGATCATTACAGTGGAGGATCACTACCCGCAAG GTGGCATCGGGGAAGCTGTCTGTGCGGCCGTCTCCATGGATCCTGACATTCAGGTTCATTCGCTGGCAGTGTCAGGAGTGCCCCAGAGTGGGAAGTCTGAGGAATTGCTGGATATGTATGGAATTAGTGCCAGACATATCATAGTGGCCGTGAAATGCATGTTGTTGAACTAA